One segment of Macrotis lagotis isolate mMagLag1 chromosome 1, bilby.v1.9.chrom.fasta, whole genome shotgun sequence DNA contains the following:
- the FAM161A gene encoding protein FAM161A isoform X2 — protein MSTSEMCDSNEEYYRKLEELKAAHMKTMAKLEKLYQNKLHIKGMQPETMKEEMPGPCFSSVWISSSYQPAILQKSFSELDLNQSSTSVSDMSENGFSHIETEDVNEVKMMTSAREYIKNMWNDFSVKDYAYTHSDSSDSSVVEKPKKKSKKWVPRITVPEPFQMTLREERKKKEGLKSQSETEMALRLLKEQEEEEQAQKRRFRANPVPESVFLPLYHEILEQNEERKKIMKERSRKVLLTSQKPFTFIAREEQKKEARKMQLADMPKPEKKKNQFKARPIPSSTYSSALDNRLKEEELFREIRVQLRTQNSSLSKNKQAQQSASKRKPQCLEQRGKTKTRGRVPNFETLHTKFQKKLLEQKNPRPTTVCEPFDLLTLRIPSKKEKILEDIQADEERLKETRWPFLSPRGKIRPRHPKTKYLFCESSESDSPRPTKSSRRRQQVIRRSLEEKKILEEDRKRNLAKQRQRMREFQKLLMARAQAIDTHQSLAQMSKSRMTTLRKNEKERMKEYLQELEEIEKKLKKRPLLFERVAQKNAKMSAEKHYFNTLKGLGLCEEFVSKKGQNAEYLTDPEIEDYSEDEERLDEDKLEEHWEENYENDFVNQDDLIQDDKNHEGSSEESST, from the exons CTCAGTGTGGATCAGCTCCTCTTATCAACCTGCCATTTTGCAAAAATCATTTTCTGAGCTTGATTTGAATCAGTCTTCTACTAGTGTGTCAGATATGTCAGAAAATGGATTTTCCCACATAGAAACAGAAGATGtaaatgaagtaaaaatgatGACTTCTGCTAGAGAATACATCAAGAACATGTGGAATGATTTTTCTGTGAAGGACTATGCTTATACTCACTCTGATAGTTCAGATTCATCAGTAGttgaaaaaccaaagaagaaatcaaagaagtgGGTGCCAAGGATTACCGTGCCTGAGCCCTTTCAAATGACCCTccgagaagaaaggaaaaaaaaagaggggctCAAATCTCAGTCAGAGACTGAGATGGCATTGAGATTGCTAAAAgagcaagaagaagaagaacaagccCAGAAAAGAAGGTTTCGAGCCAATCCTGTGCCTGAGTCTGTCTTCCTCCCCCTTTATCATGAAATACTAGagcagaatgaagaaaggaaaaagataatgaaggaGAGAAGCAGAAAGGTCCTTCTAACCTCCCAAAAGCCATTTACGTTTATTGCAAGGGAAGAGCAGAAGAAAGAAGCCCGGAAGATGCAGTTGGCTGACATGCCGAAgcctgaaaagaaaaagaatcagttTAAAGCCAGGCCCATTCCCAGTTCCACCTATAGCTCAGCTCTCGACAACAGACTAAAGGAGGAGGAGTTATTCAGAGAAATTAGGGTGCAACTGAGAACCCAGAACTCATCATTGTCCAAAAACAAGCAGGCCCAGCAGTCAGCCTCCAAGAGGAAGCCACAGTGCCTGGAGCAGAGGGGGAAGACCAAGACCAGGGGCCGAGTGCCCAATTTTGAAACCCTCCATACAAAGTTTCAGAAGAAACTCTTGGAGCAGAAGAATCCCAGGCCCACCACAGTTTGTGAGCCATTTGATCTCCTAACTTTGCGGATCCCCTCCAAGAAGGAGAAGATTTTAGAAGACATTCAAGCTGACGAAGAACGTTTAAAAGAAACACGCTGGCCCTTTCTGTCTCCTCGAGGAAAAATACGGCCAAGGCACCCAAAGACCAAATATCTCTTTTGTGAATCAAGTGAATCAGACTCTCCCAGGCCTACCAAGTCTTCAAGAAGGAGACAGCAAGTCATCAG GAGATCccttgaggaaaagaaaatattagaagaagACCGAAAACGGAATCTAGCTAAGCAGAGGCAAAGAATGAGAGAATTTCAGAAACTCCTGATGGCCCGAGCTCAGGCTATTGATACACACCAAAGTTTAGCTCAAATGTCTAAATCCAGAATGACAACACTCAG aaagaatgagaaggaaagaatgaaagagtaCCTAcaagaactagaagaaatagaaaagaaattgaagaagagaCCATTACTGTTTGAAAGAGTTGCTCAG aaaaatgcaaaaatgtcAGCAGAAAAGCATTATTTTAACACCTTAAAAGGACTAGGACTTTGTGAAGAGTTTGTTTCAAAGAAAGGCCAAAATGCAGAGTACTTGACAGACCCAGAGATTGAAGACTActctgaagatgaagaaag ACTTGATGAAGATAAACTAGAAGAACACTgggaagaaaattatgagaatGACTTTGTCAACCAAGATGATCTCATTCAAGATGATAAAAATCATGAAGGTAGTTCAGAAGAAAGCTCAACATAG